A portion of the Pseudorasbora parva isolate DD20220531a chromosome 1, ASM2467924v1, whole genome shotgun sequence genome contains these proteins:
- the calca gene encoding calcitonin/calcitonin-related polypeptide, alpha isoform X1 has translation MVMLKISAFLVAYALIICQMYSSNAAPARPALESSPDRTTLTDYEARRLLHAIVKEFMQMTAEDMEQQATEENSLGRAVSKRCSSLSTCVLGKLSQELHKLQTYPRTNVGAGTPGKKRSLEESDALAGYGEALNRV, from the exons ATGGTTATGTTGAAGATCTCCGCTTTCCTTGTTGCCTACGCTCTGATTATTTGCCAGATGTACAGCTCTAATGCAGCTCCTGCCAG GCCTGCTCTGGAATCATCACCAGATCGAACCACGCTTACTGACTACGAAGCGAGAAGATTGCTTCACGCGATTGTCAAAGAATTCATGCAGATGACCGCAGAGGACATGGAACAACAAGCTACTGAGGAAAACAG CCTGGGTAGAGCCGTGTCCAAGCGCTGCTCCAGCCTCAGCACATGCGTGCTGGGGAAACTGTCCCAGGAGCTGCACAAACTGCAGACGTATCCACGCACCAATGTAGGAGCGGGTACACCGGGCAAGAAGCGCAGCCTGGAAGAGAGTGATGCGTTGGCTGGATACGGAGAGGCGCTCAATCGCGTCTAA
- the calca gene encoding calcitonin/calcitonin-related polypeptide, alpha isoform X2, translating to MVMLKISAFLVAYALIICQMYSSNAAPARPALESSPDRTTLTDYEARRLLHAIVKEFMQMTAEDMEQQATEENSVTTQKRACNTATCVTHRLADFLSRSGGIGSSKFVPTNVGSQAFGRRRRLSQE from the exons ATGGTTATGTTGAAGATCTCCGCTTTCCTTGTTGCCTACGCTCTGATTATTTGCCAGATGTACAGCTCTAATGCAGCTCCTGCCAG GCCTGCTCTGGAATCATCACCAGATCGAACCACGCTTACTGACTACGAAGCGAGAAGATTGCTTCACGCGATTGTCAAAGAATTCATGCAGATGACCGCAGAGGACATGGAACAACAAGCTACTGAGGAAAACAG TGTTACGACACAGAAGAGAGCCTGTAACACGGCCACATGTGTGACCCATCGCCTGGCAGACTTCCTGAGCCGCTCGGGGGGAATCGGAAGCAGCAAATTTGTCCCCACTAATGTGGGCTCCCAGGCGTTCGGCAGACGAAGGAGGCTCAGTCAGGAGTAG